The nucleotide window TGATATTCTAATTGGTGGTGAAGTTCTTGATAACAGCGGGCAAATAAATCATCTTGTTGAAGTCCCACAATCACGGACTGATCCAACAACCGGTAATTCCTGGAATATGGAACCAGTCTCAGGTTTTATAGATCCGCAGCAAACTGAAATTGCCCGGAGTGATAAACTTAGCTCATGGCCTACAGCAGTTCAGAAAGGCTGGCGCGATAAGCGTACTGATCCGATAGATCCAGGATGGGTTGGTTCGTGGAATGGTTTTTTTGGAAAAAACATTTTTAATGCCGATCAGGAATTCTATTATGTTACTTCAGATGATCTTTACAAACGAATTCCTTACACTCCTGATACAACGGATAGATCGCGTGGAGGTCTTGGTCTTATTATGGATGTGCGTACTCTGGCTTGGTCACACATTTTAATTAATGATATCATTTTTTCAATTCACGATATTAAAAATGATGGAACAAAAACAATAGACAAAACATCATTCTCTATGTTTGTTGCCGATTGGGTTGGTGGTGATGATCCGGATGATTATCCCTATGTTGATTTGCAGACTGCAACTACATTCCTAACTGATGCCAACAGAATTGGTTCTGAAGCTTTTGGAACATCTCCGGTTGGTGTTGCGTCACTAAAATATCTGGAAACTCCCGGTAATCAGGTAAATGGAATTGATGATGATGGAGATTCAGATGACCATCCAGAACTAATTGCAGGCATTTCCGGCAATCCTGATACTGTTGTTCCGCACTTTACAACCAATGATTTTTTAGAAAGAACAATTAGACCGGGTGATAAAATTGTGCTAATTGAACCTGAAACATTTAATAGAATTATTACAACTTATCCAATTGGTGGCGGTACTGTTAAAAGTCTTGGTAAAGAATATGTGCTTCCTGTAAATGGAATTACTCTTAAAGAAGATACTCTTGCAAATGGTTTAGATGAAGATTTAAATGGATTAATTGATGAAAAAGAATCGCTTCACCTTTTCCATATTAATGAAATTACACAAACAACAAATCCAGTGAGATATATTAATTATTTATCTTTTGCTGTTGGTGATACAATCAAGCGCGGCTTTGTTGTAAGCCGAACAAATGCTGAATGGAATTATCAAAATGTTGCACCAATGATTGATGAATCGCGCGACGATGGATTTGATAATGATAATGATTGGGATGTATTCCTTGATGATAACGGATTAGACGGTGTTAGAGGTACCGGGGATGAAGGAGAAGGAGATGGAAAACCAACAAGCGGTGCAGGTACGGAATTCCCCGGAGAACCGAGCATTGATAAAACTGATGTTGGTGAAACTGATGCAATTGGAATTACTGCTGCATTCCAAATTCAAGATGGCATATTAAGTTTTAATACTTCACCGGATAAAGGGCTGTGGGATCTATTAATGATTCCTGGCAAAATAAATCTCGTAAGAAGAATCGGGGAATATCAAACATATGTATCATCAGGATATTTTCCTTTGCTGCCGGGTCAGAGACAAAGAATGGCAATTTCAGTTGCCATTGCCGGCGGTAATATTTCAAAAGATGCAGATATACAAAATGTAATTGATAAACAAAAAGAAGCAGCAAAAGCCTACAATGCCGATTATCAATTTGCTCAAGCCCCGCTGCAAGTTACCCTAACTGCTGTTCCTGGTGATGGCAAAGTTACACTTTATTGGGATAATGCTGCTGAAAGTTCGTTCGATAGATATATAGATAAAATTGGTGGTAATGGTAGTGACTTTGAAGGTTATAGAATCTACAGAGCAACAGACGCTGCATTTCTGGATTCAAAAATTATTACAGATGCATTTGGAGTAAAAACACTTATGCAGCCAATTGCACAGTTTGATTTGCAGGATGGTGTGAAAGGTTTACATCCGATTGATATTAAAGGAGTGAAATATTATTTAGGAAATGATAATGGTCTAAAACATGAATTTGTAGATAACGATGTTACCAACGGACAAAGATATTTCTACGCAATTACAGCTTACGATTTTGGTTATGAAGCTGCCCGGTTTGCTCCTGCAGAAACTCCAATTCAGGTTAATGTGTCTACGGATGGTACTATTACATATGGAAAAAATGTTGCGATGGTAAGACCAACCGAAGGCGCTGCCGGCATTATTCCCGCTGAAGTTGAATCATTAAACCATACAACCGGAGGTGCAAGCGGTACAGTAAATATTGATGTTGTAGATCCAAATCATATTAAGAATGGTCACGTTTACAAAATTTCTTTTAAAGATACTGTTTATAAAATTGAAAGTAAGGACGTATTTAAAACCAAATCTTTTACTCTTGAAGATACAACAACGCATTTAGTTTTGTTAAAAGATGATTCGCGAATAATTCCCGGTGATGAAATTCCTTTAACAGATGGTTTCCGACTAATTCTGGATAATATTCAGGAAATATCCTTTAATAATTTTAGAACCAGATGGAACAATCGTGATATTTATTCATTCAACTTTGATCCTTTTACATATCTAACAATCAAGGGTTCTCAAAATCCAAGTGACTATAAAATAATATTTGGTGATGTTGGAATTGGAAAATCAAAGGATACTACTTTATTTAGCAAAAAGTTTCCGGCTAAAGATGTTAATTTCAAAGTAATCAACTCAACACAAAATAAAAATGTTGAATTTGTTTTTAGCGAACGAGACGGCGATAATGGAAAACTAAGCATAGATTCAACCGGAAAAGTTGATGCAATATATTTCCTTGAAAATGATCAAACAGGAAAGAAACGATTTACATGGCAATTTGTACTGAATTTAAAAGGGAAAAGAAATCCTCAGGCTGGCGATACTGTAAACATTGTTCTCAACAAACCATTCCTTTCTTATGATACTTATAATATCAAAATGAAAAGTTCTTCCATTTTATTAGAGAAGGCAAAAAAAGATTTAGATAATATAAGGGTTGTTCCTAATCCGTACATAGCTGCCGAAACCTGGGAACCAAGAAATACTTTTACAAGCGGACGTGGTTCACGGGAAATTCATTTTATCAATTTACCAGCTAAATGTACAATCCGAATTTTTAATGTTAGCGGCGCTCTTATAAAAAAGATAGAACACGAAAATGCTTTTGAAAATGGAACTGAAATATGGGATGTGCTAAGCGATGAAAAATTCGAAATTGCATATGGAATTTATGTTTATCACGTAGATGCACCAGGAATAGGACAAAAAACCGGTACGTTTGCAATAATCAAATAAAAATTGAACAGCTATGAAAATAATTAACACAAAAACTGTAATTACAATTGTTCTGTTAGCAATTGTTTATCCTCAGCCTTTCTTTGCGGGGGGAATTAATAAAGTTGGAACGGCATCGGCAACATTTCTTAGAATACCGGTTGGAGCCCGTGCAGCAGGTATGGGCAGTTCATTTGTATCAATGATTGATGATCCGTCTGCTCTTTATTGGAATCCGGCAGTTATTTCATCTGTAAACTCGAATGCATTAATTTTTGATCATTCACCCTGGCTGCCAGGAATCAATTTTGATTTTGTTGGTATTGTGCTACCATTTGAAAATTTTAGTACGGTTGGTATTAGCGCTACAATATTACGAACAGATGAAATGGATGTAACTACTCCCGATGCACCAATGGGAACTGGTGAAACTTTTACTGCCTCAAGTTTTGCTCTGGGATTTTCTTATAGCCGCTACTTGACTGACAAGTTTTCAATAGGCGGGACGTTTAAATATATAAGAGAAACCATTTATAACTCCTCCGCCACCGGAATTGCATTCGATGTTGGGACGATATATGAAACTCCTTTTGCCGGAATTCGTCTTGGGGCAAGCATTTCAAATTTCGGTACAAAAATGCAGATGACCGGTGAGGATTTAAATGTACGAGTTGATATTGCACCGAATCAGGAAGGAAATAACCAGAGTGTTGTTGGTAAATTGAATACCGATGAATTTGACCTGCCACTCACAATGCGTCTTGGTATTTCCGGCGAGCTTGTTAAAAGTGATTTTATGCGGGTTACACTTTCTGCCGATGGAATTAATCCAAATGATAATGCTCAAAGTGTAAATGTTGGAACAGAGATTGGATTATTAAATGATGCATTGAGAATAAGAGGTGGTTTTAAAGATCTTTTCCTTAAAGAAAATGAAAACAATTTTACATTTGGTATCGATGTAAATGAAATAAAATTAATTGGTGGTGTTCTGGTTACTGCGGCTTATTCATTTCAAAAATTTGTTCATTTAAGAGATTCGAATCGGTTTACATTAATTATAAAATTTTAAAATTAATACAATTATTTATTGGAGGATAAAATGGGAAAAGTTATACGTAAAAAAATATTGTTTTATTTCTTATTCTTTACTGTGCTGCTCTCAGTTCAATCAGT belongs to Ignavibacteriales bacterium and includes:
- a CDS encoding PorV/PorQ family protein, which codes for MKIINTKTVITIVLLAIVYPQPFFAGGINKVGTASATFLRIPVGARAAGMGSSFVSMIDDPSALYWNPAVISSVNSNALIFDHSPWLPGINFDFVGIVLPFENFSTVGISATILRTDEMDVTTPDAPMGTGETFTASSFALGFSYSRYLTDKFSIGGTFKYIRETIYNSSATGIAFDVGTIYETPFAGIRLGASISNFGTKMQMTGEDLNVRVDIAPNQEGNNQSVVGKLNTDEFDLPLTMRLGISGELVKSDFMRVTLSADGINPNDNAQSVNVGTEIGLLNDALRIRGGFKDLFLKENENNFTFGIDVNEIKLIGGVLVTAAYSFQKFVHLRDSNRFTLIIKF